In Geothermobacter ehrlichii, the genomic window GATCGACCTTGGCTTTGGCTTCCTTGTGTTTTTTTCCTACCGCCATTGCTTCTATCTCCAGCTATACAGAATTGTTATCCCTCGATTTCGATACCCATGCTGCGGGCGGTTCCTTCGACGGTCCGCATGGCAGCCTCGATATCGTAGGCGTTCAGGTCCGGCATCTTGATCTGGGCGATTTCGCGCACCTGCTCGCGGGTCACCTTGCCCACCTTCTCCTTGTTCGGCACACCGGACCCCTTCTGCAGCTTGGCCGCCTTCAGCAGCAGCACGGCCGCCGGCGGGGTCTTGGTGATGAAAGAAAAGGAACGATCGGCATAGACGGTGATGATGACCGGAATGATCATGCCTGCATCGCCCTGCGTCTTGGCATTGAACGCCTTGCAGAATTCCATGATGTTGACACCGTGCTGACCGAGCGCGGGGCCAACCGGAGGCGAGGGATTCGCCTGACCGGCGGGAATCTGCAGCTTTATCTGTCCAATAACCTTCTTGGCCATGGGTAAACTCCTTCTCGAATGCTATCTCGGCCAGCCTCAGCTGGTTTTCTCCACCTGTATGAACTCGAGCTCGACCGGGGTGACCCGGCCAAAGATACTGACCATTACCTTCAGCTTGCCCTTGTCGGGCTTGACATCCTCGACCACGCCGGTGAAGTTGAGGAAGGGGCCATCGACGACGCGCACCGTCTCGCCGACCTCGAATTCCACCTTCGGCTTGGGATGCTCGACACCTTCCTCCATGCGGCTGGTGATCTTGGCCACCTCCTCGTCGGGGATAGGAGGCGGATTGGTGGCGCCGCCGACAAACCCGGTCACCTTGGGCGTTCCCTTGACGATGTGCCAGGTTTCGCTGTTCAGCTCCATCTGAACCAGGATGTAGCCCGGAAAGAATTTCCGCGACGAGGTCTTCCGCTCACCGTTCTTCAGCTCGACGACCGTTTCCGACGGAATCAGGATCTCGCCGAAAAATTCTTCGGCACCCATTGCCCGGATGCGCTCTTC contains:
- the rplK gene encoding 50S ribosomal protein L11 → MAKKVIGQIKLQIPAGQANPSPPVGPALGQHGVNIMEFCKAFNAKTQGDAGMIIPVIITVYADRSFSFITKTPPAAVLLLKAAKLQKGSGVPNKEKVGKVTREQVREIAQIKMPDLNAYDIEAAMRTVEGTARSMGIEIEG
- the nusG gene encoding transcription termination/antitermination protein NusG, with the protein product MTMKWYGVHTYSGYENKVKANLEERIRAMGAEEFFGEILIPSETVVELKNGERKTSSRKFFPGYILVQMELNSETWHIVKGTPKVTGFVGGATNPPPIPDEEVAKITSRMEEGVEHPKPKVEFEVGETVRVVDGPFLNFTGVVEDVKPDKGKLKVMVSIFGRVTPVELEFIQVEKTS